A genomic segment from Bosea sp. OAE506 encodes:
- a CDS encoding outer membrane protein transport protein: MKGFVRTAAAATVSVAALLAAGAAQAGSFAIRSGQSAEGLGMAYAGAAAGGIGMGSMAWNPATITMFPGRNSQWNVTYLYANAAYDPTSPTRLGSPVGPLSPIQNGSGNIGGDGAFIPASYSAWQLTDRLWIGLTTGAPFGLRSKADDQVYAGQVYGRSANLKTINVSPTIGYKVNDWLSVGAAVQVQYLKTSLKNATGATLGTAIGPFAPNQVLKGDTVDVGFRVGATLTPLAGTTIGIGYRSSIHQTLEGTISTVAGVGPIKANLNLPDSVVVGVSQVINDQWQAHLGVEWTNWSRFRRIPIVSQISGLPISSLNFVYDDSWFFSGGVEYKYNQALTLRAGVAYELSPVNDTNRTVFISDNDRLWLSAGASYQVSEKIKLDVGYTYINVNKAKVNYGGTHPQQGPVFFTAEAKPYIHIVSAGLTYRWDNPAQTIPVQPAVRKF, from the coding sequence ATGAAGGGCTTCGTTCGTACAGCCGCTGCGGCCACGGTTTCGGTCGCGGCCCTCCTCGCCGCCGGCGCGGCCCAGGCTGGCTCCTTCGCCATCCGCAGCGGCCAGAGCGCCGAGGGCCTCGGCATGGCCTATGCCGGCGCGGCGGCAGGCGGCATTGGCATGGGCTCGATGGCCTGGAACCCGGCCACGATCACCATGTTCCCCGGCCGCAACAGCCAGTGGAACGTCACCTATCTCTATGCCAACGCCGCCTATGACCCGACCTCGCCGACGCGTCTCGGCTCGCCGGTCGGCCCGCTCAGCCCGATCCAGAACGGGTCCGGCAACATCGGCGGCGACGGCGCCTTCATCCCGGCCTCCTACTCCGCCTGGCAGCTCACCGACCGGCTCTGGATCGGTCTGACCACCGGTGCGCCCTTCGGCCTTCGCTCCAAGGCTGACGATCAGGTCTATGCCGGACAGGTCTATGGCCGCTCGGCCAATCTGAAGACGATCAACGTCTCCCCGACCATCGGCTACAAGGTCAACGACTGGCTCTCCGTCGGTGCCGCCGTCCAGGTCCAGTATCTGAAGACGAGCCTGAAGAACGCCACCGGCGCGACGCTGGGCACGGCGATCGGGCCCTTCGCCCCCAACCAGGTCCTGAAGGGCGACACCGTCGACGTCGGCTTCCGCGTCGGTGCGACCCTGACCCCGCTGGCCGGCACCACGATCGGTATCGGCTACCGGTCCTCGATCCACCAGACGCTGGAGGGCACGATCTCGACCGTCGCCGGCGTCGGCCCGATCAAGGCCAACCTCAATCTGCCGGATTCGGTGGTCGTCGGCGTGTCGCAGGTCATCAACGACCAGTGGCAGGCTCATCTCGGCGTCGAGTGGACCAACTGGAGCCGCTTCCGCCGCATCCCGATCGTCAGCCAGATCAGCGGCCTGCCGATCTCGAGCCTGAACTTCGTCTATGACGACAGCTGGTTCTTCAGCGGCGGCGTCGAGTACAAGTACAACCAGGCCCTGACGCTGCGCGCCGGTGTCGCCTATGAGCTGTCGCCGGTGAACGACACCAACCGCACCGTCTTCATCTCCGACAACGACCGTCTCTGGCTCTCGGCGGGCGCGAGCTACCAGGTCAGCGAGAAGATCAAGCTCGATGTCGGCTACACCTACATCAACGTGAACAAGGCCAAGGTGAACTACGGCGGCACGCATCCGCAGCAGGGCCCGGTCTTCTTCACCGCCGAGGCCAAGCCCTACATCCACATCGTCTCGGCCGGCCTGACCTATCGCTGGGACAACCCGGCTCAGACGATCCCGGTGCAGCCGGCGGTTCGCAAGTTCTGA
- a CDS encoding SDR family oxidoreductase translates to MSRPVLLVTGGSRGIGAAICVMAAQRGYDVAVNYQSAAQAAAEVVAACEAAGAKAVALQGDMAQQDDIARVFAEAQAALGPLTHVVNNAGITGPASKLAEADPQTIRTCIDVNVTGAILVAREATRALLANAEAKGRTIVNISSIASGLGAPDEFVWYAASKGAIDSLTVGMAKELAPAGIRVNAVAPGMTETEIHALSSGEPGRVARIAPSIPLRRAAQPEEIAEVVLFALSDAASYVVGSILRVGGGR, encoded by the coding sequence ATGTCCCGCCCCGTCCTCCTCGTCACCGGCGGCAGCCGGGGCATTGGTGCCGCCATCTGCGTCATGGCCGCACAGCGCGGCTACGACGTCGCGGTGAACTACCAGAGCGCGGCGCAGGCCGCGGCCGAGGTCGTGGCCGCCTGCGAGGCGGCCGGAGCGAAAGCGGTCGCGCTGCAGGGCGACATGGCCCAGCAGGACGATATCGCGCGCGTCTTCGCGGAAGCGCAGGCGGCGCTGGGCCCGCTCACCCATGTCGTCAACAATGCCGGGATCACCGGCCCGGCGAGCAAGCTGGCCGAAGCCGACCCGCAGACGATCCGCACCTGCATCGACGTCAACGTCACCGGCGCGATTCTGGTGGCGCGCGAGGCGACGCGCGCGCTCCTTGCCAACGCGGAAGCGAAGGGCAGGACGATCGTCAACATCTCCTCGATCGCGTCGGGCCTTGGCGCACCCGACGAGTTCGTCTGGTATGCGGCCTCCAAGGGCGCGATCGATTCCCTGACGGTCGGCATGGCGAAGGAGCTGGCGCCCGCCGGCATCCGGGTCAATGCGGTCGCGCCGGGCATGACCGAAACCGAGATCCACGCTCTTTCGTCAGGCGAGCCCGGCCGCGTCGCCCGCATCGCGCCCTCGATCCCGCTCAGGCGCGCCGCCCAGCCCGAGGAGATTGCGGAGGTCGTGCTCTTCGCCCTGTCGGACGCCGCGTCCTATGTCGTCGGCTCGATCCTGCGCGTCGGCGGCGGGCGGTAG
- a CDS encoding fumarylacetoacetate hydrolase family protein produces the protein MKLLRYGAAGQEKPGLLDAKGVLRDLSGTIPDVAGKALTSASLAKIKAIDPESLPKVDGAPRIGACVGDVRNFIAVGLNFADHAAETGAEIPKEPILFNKAPNCIVGPNDDVIIPKGSKKTDWEVELAIVIGDGGSYIPEDKAMAAIAGFAVCNDVSEREFQIERGGQWAKGKGCPTFGPLGPWMVTTDEVKDVQNLAMWLEVDGERVQNGSSKTMIFGCAYLVHYISQFMRLDPGDVITTGTPPGVGLGFKPPRFLKGGEIVKLGIEGLGEQQQHFKAYQG, from the coding sequence GTGAAACTGCTACGTTACGGGGCCGCGGGCCAGGAAAAGCCCGGCCTCCTCGACGCCAAGGGCGTTCTGCGCGACCTCTCCGGAACCATCCCGGACGTCGCCGGCAAGGCCCTGACGTCCGCCTCGCTGGCCAAAATCAAGGCGATCGACCCCGAGTCGCTGCCGAAGGTCGACGGCGCGCCGCGCATCGGCGCCTGCGTCGGCGACGTCCGCAATTTCATCGCGGTGGGCCTCAACTTCGCCGACCATGCGGCCGAGACCGGCGCCGAAATCCCGAAGGAGCCGATCCTCTTCAACAAGGCGCCCAACTGCATCGTCGGCCCGAATGACGACGTGATCATTCCCAAGGGCTCGAAGAAGACGGACTGGGAGGTCGAACTCGCCATCGTCATCGGCGACGGCGGCTCCTACATCCCGGAAGACAAGGCCATGGCCGCGATTGCAGGCTTTGCCGTCTGCAACGACGTCTCGGAGCGCGAGTTCCAGATCGAGCGCGGCGGCCAGTGGGCCAAGGGCAAGGGCTGCCCGACCTTCGGCCCGCTCGGCCCCTGGATGGTGACGACGGACGAGGTCAAGGACGTCCAGAACCTCGCCATGTGGCTGGAAGTCGATGGCGAGCGCGTCCAGAACGGCTCGAGCAAGACGATGATCTTCGGCTGCGCCTATCTCGTCCACTATATCAGCCAGTTCATGCGGCTCGATCCGGGCGATGTAATCACCACCGGCACGCCGCCCGGCGTCGGCCTCGGCTTCAAGCCGCCGCGCTTCCTGAAGGGCGGCGAGATCGTGAAGCTCGGCATCGAGGGCCTCGGCGAGCAGCAGCAGCACTTCAAGGCCTATCAGGGCTGA
- a CDS encoding CoA-binding protein, whose translation MSHDAYPDSQIRDILKSVKRIALVGASANEARPSWIVTKYLLDRGYDVIPVNPGLAGQTLLGKTVYGSLKDVPGAIDMVEIFRNSEAAGPLTDEALTLDPLPKVIWMQLSVRNDEAAARAEAKGVTVIMNRCPKIEYGRLSGEIGWQGINSRILSSKKPVLAGKGFQKLTIHRPGT comes from the coding sequence ATGTCCCACGACGCCTACCCTGACAGCCAGATCCGCGATATCCTCAAGAGCGTGAAGCGCATCGCGCTGGTCGGCGCCTCAGCCAACGAGGCGCGCCCCTCCTGGATCGTGACGAAATACCTGCTCGACCGGGGCTATGACGTCATCCCCGTCAATCCCGGCCTCGCCGGCCAGACGCTGCTGGGCAAGACCGTCTATGGTTCGCTGAAGGACGTGCCGGGCGCGATCGACATGGTCGAGATCTTCCGCAACTCGGAAGCCGCCGGGCCGCTCACCGACGAGGCGCTGACGCTCGATCCGCTGCCGAAGGTGATCTGGATGCAGCTCTCGGTGCGCAACGACGAGGCGGCGGCGCGCGCCGAGGCGAAGGGCGTCACCGTGATCATGAACCGCTGTCCCAAGATCGAATACGGCCGGCTCTCGGGCGAGATCGGCTGGCAGGGCATCAACTCCCGCATCCTCTCCTCGAAGAAGCCTGTGCTGGCCGGCAAGGGCTTCCAGAAGCTGACGATCCACCGCCCGGGGACATAG
- the argC gene encoding N-acetyl-gamma-glutamyl-phosphate reductase, whose product MSQNPKSIFIDGEAGTTGLGIRDRLAAMPGVVVRSIDPDKRKDPAARQEMMAQVDLVVLCLPDDAAKESVALADALGAKSPKIVDASTAYRVAPDWVYGFAELEHGHAAKIAKATRVSNPGCYPTGGIALLRPLVDAGFISPDHPVTINAVSGYSGGGKSMIEAYVAGTAPAFELYGLGLKHKHLPELQQYARLSRRPIFIPSVGNFRQGMLVSVPLHLDTLPGKPKAADLADALAEHYAGSTFVSVVPAAQAGGKLEPQALNDTNKLELRVFGDDDLRQAVLVARLDNLGKGASGAAVQNIRLMLGLPEK is encoded by the coding sequence ATGAGCCAGAACCCCAAGTCCATCTTCATCGACGGCGAGGCCGGCACCACCGGGCTCGGCATCCGCGACAGGCTGGCCGCGATGCCGGGCGTCGTCGTCCGCAGCATCGACCCCGACAAGCGCAAGGACCCGGCCGCCCGCCAGGAGATGATGGCGCAGGTCGATCTCGTCGTGCTCTGCCTGCCCGACGACGCCGCCAAGGAATCGGTCGCGCTCGCCGATGCGCTGGGGGCGAAGTCGCCCAAGATCGTCGACGCCTCGACCGCCTATCGCGTCGCGCCGGATTGGGTCTACGGCTTCGCCGAGTTGGAACACGGCCATGCCGCCAAGATCGCCAAGGCCACCCGCGTCTCGAACCCCGGCTGCTATCCGACGGGCGGCATCGCGCTGCTGCGGCCGCTGGTCGATGCCGGCTTCATCTCGCCCGATCACCCCGTCACCATCAATGCGGTGTCGGGCTATTCCGGCGGCGGAAAGAGCATGATCGAGGCCTATGTGGCGGGTACCGCGCCGGCCTTCGAGCTCTATGGCCTCGGCCTCAAGCACAAGCACCTGCCGGAGCTGCAGCAATATGCGCGGCTGTCGCGGCGGCCGATCTTCATCCCCTCGGTCGGGAATTTCCGGCAGGGCATGCTGGTTTCGGTGCCGCTGCATCTCGACACGCTGCCGGGCAAGCCCAAGGCGGCCGATCTCGCGGATGCGCTGGCCGAGCATTACGCCGGCTCGACCTTCGTTTCGGTCGTCCCCGCGGCGCAGGCCGGCGGCAAGCTCGAGCCGCAGGCGCTGAACGACACCAACAAGTTGGAACTGCGCGTCTTCGGCGACGACGATCTGCGCCAGGCGGTGCTGGTCGCGCGGCTCGACAATCTCGGCAAGGGCGCCTCGGGTGCCGCCGTGCAGAACATCCGGCTGATGCTCGGCCTACCGGAGAAGTGA
- a CDS encoding EAL domain-containing protein, with the protein MDIPTGSLTWSDVIRDIHGVHAGFTPDLNEAIGFYTAESRPVLEAAVNEAFSTGKSFDLELSINRVDGVQRFVRAVGSAEFSDGRPVRLSGALQDVTERRKLSAQLAEQHELMRVTLQSIGDAVITTDATGRITWLNPVAERMTGWRQDESQGKALEEIFRIVDETTRAVAPNPVAACLAEGRIVGLADHTILISKDGTEFGIEHSAAPIVRNDGVVLGVVLVFHDVSEQRRLSKEMKYRATHDALTGLKNRTEFEARLKLLLGKSREDRSCHALLYLDLDQFKIVNDTCGHAVGDILLRQFSRLFRDIARNCDTLARLGGDEFGIILENCSVELAEKLAQRICDAMDDFRFVHDGRKFRVGASIGLVPIDARWGDIAAVQKAADSACYAAKEAGRNRFHGWLETDVAMQSRQFEVQWTNRIERALDDGGFVLHAQTIRALSADKPGLHAELLLRMKSDDGSLAAPGAFLPAAERFHLISRIDRWVLREATRWIASVIAVQDIRLISLNLSGRSIGDRAFHSWAFDVLERAGRDICSRICIEITETEAITNLADAAAFIERVRSMGIKVALDDFGAGASSFGYLKSLRVDFMKIDGRFIRDLVTDKLNDVMVRCFVDIAKVVGVQTVAEFVETSETLDRLRIIGVDYAQGFLLGKPEPLARIFDGVPAVLEPT; encoded by the coding sequence TTGGATATACCCACCGGATCGTTGACGTGGTCGGATGTCATTCGCGACATTCACGGAGTGCACGCCGGCTTCACGCCTGATCTCAATGAAGCCATTGGATTCTACACTGCGGAATCGCGGCCCGTCTTGGAAGCCGCCGTCAATGAAGCCTTTTCGACAGGAAAGAGCTTTGATCTCGAGTTGTCGATCAATCGCGTTGACGGCGTGCAGCGTTTTGTGCGCGCTGTCGGGTCAGCCGAGTTCTCCGACGGCCGCCCGGTCCGTCTCTCCGGCGCCTTGCAGGATGTCACCGAGCGTCGGAAACTCAGTGCTCAACTTGCCGAGCAGCACGAGTTGATGCGCGTGACGCTGCAATCGATTGGTGATGCGGTGATCACCACGGATGCCACGGGCCGGATTACATGGCTCAATCCCGTCGCTGAGCGAATGACGGGGTGGCGACAGGACGAGTCACAAGGCAAAGCTCTGGAAGAGATTTTCAGGATCGTCGATGAGACCACGCGCGCTGTTGCACCCAACCCGGTGGCGGCGTGCCTTGCCGAGGGGCGTATCGTAGGCCTCGCCGATCATACCATCCTGATTTCGAAAGACGGCACCGAATTCGGAATTGAGCATTCCGCCGCCCCGATCGTGCGGAATGACGGCGTGGTCCTGGGTGTTGTTCTGGTGTTTCACGATGTATCGGAACAAAGACGCCTTTCCAAGGAGATGAAGTATCGTGCAACGCATGATGCTTTGACGGGGCTGAAAAACCGCACCGAATTCGAAGCGCGTTTGAAGCTCTTGCTGGGCAAGTCCCGCGAGGACAGGTCCTGTCATGCGTTGCTGTATCTGGATCTCGATCAATTCAAGATCGTGAATGATACGTGTGGACATGCCGTGGGCGATATTCTGCTACGGCAGTTCAGCAGGCTGTTTCGCGATATCGCCCGAAACTGCGATACATTGGCCCGTCTCGGCGGTGATGAATTCGGCATCATTCTCGAAAACTGCTCCGTCGAGCTTGCCGAAAAGCTGGCGCAGCGGATTTGCGATGCCATGGATGATTTCCGGTTCGTGCACGATGGCCGGAAGTTTCGCGTCGGTGCCAGCATCGGACTGGTGCCGATCGACGCCCGCTGGGGTGATATCGCCGCTGTCCAGAAGGCTGCGGACTCGGCCTGCTACGCCGCGAAGGAAGCGGGACGGAACCGCTTTCACGGCTGGCTCGAGACCGATGTGGCCATGCAATCGCGTCAGTTCGAGGTGCAATGGACAAACCGGATCGAACGGGCGCTGGACGATGGCGGCTTCGTCCTGCATGCACAGACGATCCGTGCCCTCTCTGCAGACAAGCCCGGACTGCATGCTGAACTCCTGCTTCGGATGAAGAGCGATGATGGCTCGCTGGCAGCCCCGGGGGCCTTTTTGCCCGCAGCAGAACGGTTCCATCTGATTTCGCGCATCGATCGCTGGGTTCTGCGCGAGGCAACCAGGTGGATTGCCAGCGTCATTGCGGTTCAGGACATTCGGCTGATCAGTTTGAACCTCTCGGGACGGTCGATTGGCGACCGGGCCTTCCACTCCTGGGCGTTTGACGTCTTGGAACGCGCCGGGCGAGACATCTGCTCGAGAATCTGTATCGAGATCACCGAGACCGAGGCCATTACCAATCTCGCGGATGCAGCCGCCTTCATCGAGCGCGTGCGATCGATGGGGATCAAGGTCGCACTGGATGACTTCGGTGCGGGAGCATCGTCGTTTGGCTATCTGAAATCGCTCCGGGTCGATTTCATGAAAATCGACGGCCGCTTCATTCGCGATCTCGTCACCGATAAGCTGAACGACGTCATGGTTCGCTGCTTTGTCGATATTGCGAAAGTCGTCGGCGTCCAGACCGTTGCGGAGTTTGTCGAGACGAGCGAAACGCTAGACCGTCTCCGCATCATCGGCGTCGACTATGCGCAGGGGTTTCTGCTCGGCAAGCCGGAACCGCTCGCTCGCATCTTCGATGGCGTGCCGGCCGTCCTGGAGCCGACCTGA
- the rpsI gene encoding 30S ribosomal protein S9, which translates to MAEVLQSLADLGGVKATQAESAPVHVKKVDAQGRAYATGKRKNAIARVWIKPGTGKITVNTRDQEVYFARPVLRMVLQQPLQLVDRLTQYDVVVTVKGGGLSGQAGAVRHGISKALTFYEPELRGPLKKEGFLTRDSRVVERKKFGKAKARRSFQFSKR; encoded by the coding sequence ATGGCTGAAGTTCTCCAGTCTCTCGCCGATCTCGGTGGGGTCAAGGCCACGCAGGCCGAGTCCGCTCCGGTTCACGTCAAGAAGGTCGACGCCCAGGGCCGCGCCTATGCCACCGGCAAGCGCAAGAACGCCATCGCCCGCGTCTGGATCAAGCCCGGCACCGGCAAGATCACGGTCAACACCCGTGACCAGGAGGTCTACTTCGCGCGCCCCGTGCTGCGCATGGTCCTCCAGCAGCCGCTGCAGCTCGTCGATCGCCTGACCCAGTACGACGTTGTCGTCACGGTCAAGGGCGGCGGTCTCTCCGGCCAGGCCGGCGCCGTCCGTCACGGCATCTCCAAGGCCCTGACCTTCTATGAGCCCGAGCTTCGCGGCCCGCTCAAGAAGGAAGGCTTCCTGACCCGCGACTCGCGCGTCGTCGAGCGTAAGAAGTTCGGCAAGGCCAAGGCCCGCCGCAGCTTCCAGTTCTCGAAGCGCTGA
- a CDS encoding substrate-binding domain-containing protein — protein sequence MKQKLTRPAILTALALFAATPALADVHVMSSGGFTAAYKELVAGCEAKIGQKVVSAYGASMGAAPDAIPNRLARGEPADIVILASEAFDKLVADGKGVPGSRVDLVRSAIGLSVKAGAPKPDISTVEALRKTLLEAKSIAYSASASGTYLSEELFPKLDPSGAVMAKSKKIFSERVGSVVARGEAELGFQQVSELVTIDGLDFVGTLPEEVQRVTIFSAGLAAGTKEPEAARRLISCLGSLESAPTIRKSGLEPLPVK from the coding sequence ATGAAACAGAAACTGACCCGCCCCGCCATCCTGACTGCGCTGGCCCTGTTCGCAGCCACGCCGGCCCTGGCCGATGTGCATGTCATGAGCTCGGGCGGCTTCACCGCTGCCTACAAGGAGCTGGTCGCCGGCTGCGAGGCGAAGATCGGCCAGAAGGTCGTCAGCGCCTATGGCGCCTCGATGGGCGCCGCGCCCGACGCGATTCCCAACCGGCTGGCGCGGGGCGAGCCTGCCGACATCGTCATCCTGGCGTCGGAGGCCTTCGACAAGCTCGTCGCCGACGGCAAGGGCGTGCCCGGCAGCCGGGTCGATCTCGTGCGCTCGGCCATCGGCCTTTCGGTCAAGGCCGGCGCGCCGAAGCCGGACATCTCGACGGTCGAGGCCCTCAGGAAGACGCTGCTGGAGGCGAAGTCGATCGCCTATTCGGCCAGCGCCAGCGGCACCTATCTCTCCGAGGAGCTGTTCCCGAAGCTCGACCCCAGCGGCGCCGTGATGGCCAAGTCGAAGAAGATCTTCAGCGAGCGCGTCGGCTCGGTGGTCGCACGCGGCGAGGCCGAGCTCGGCTTCCAGCAGGTCAGCGAACTCGTCACCATCGACGGGCTCGATTTCGTCGGCACGCTTCCCGAGGAGGTGCAGCGGGTGACGATCTTCTCAGCCGGGCTCGCCGCCGGGACCAAAGAGCCGGAGGCGGCGCGCCGGCTGATCTCCTGCCTCGGCTCGCTGGAGTCGGCCCCGACCATCCGCAAATCCGGGCTCGAGCCGCTGCCGGTCAAGTAG
- the speB gene encoding agmatinase — protein sequence MTEQAGPGSIDHAFTGERRGGAADPTYAGALSFMRRRYGKDVAGCDLVIWGVPFDLAVTNRPGARFGPQALRRASAIFDGDPQYPSGLDPFAHLTALDYGDCLLPRGDLAGCARAIEAEAAGILASGAHLVTLGGDHFVTLPLLRAHVARHGRLALIQFDAHQDTWDDGVGAIGHGSFVLEAVREGLIDIERSIQIGIRTVAPRDGGIDILDAYTVHELGVAGTLARIRERVGEGPAYLTFDIDALDPAFAPATGTPVSGGLSAEQALRLVWGLRDLDIRGMDLVEVSPPYDHADITAIAGSTLVQHHIQALALKKAG from the coding sequence ATGACCGAGCAGGCCGGCCCGGGATCGATCGACCACGCCTTCACGGGGGAGCGCCGCGGCGGCGCGGCCGACCCGACCTATGCAGGCGCGCTCTCCTTCATGCGCCGCCGCTACGGCAAGGACGTCGCCGGCTGCGATCTCGTCATCTGGGGCGTGCCCTTCGATCTTGCCGTGACGAACCGGCCCGGCGCCCGCTTCGGCCCGCAGGCGCTGCGCCGCGCCAGCGCCATCTTCGACGGCGACCCGCAATATCCGTCCGGCCTCGATCCCTTCGCGCATCTGACGGCGCTCGACTATGGCGACTGCCTGCTGCCGCGCGGCGACCTCGCGGGCTGCGCCCGCGCCATCGAAGCGGAAGCCGCCGGCATCCTCGCCTCCGGCGCGCATCTGGTGACACTGGGGGGCGACCATTTCGTCACGCTGCCGCTGCTGCGCGCCCATGTCGCCCGCCATGGCCGGCTTGCACTGATCCAGTTCGACGCGCATCAGGACACCTGGGATGACGGTGTCGGCGCCATCGGCCACGGCTCCTTCGTGCTGGAGGCAGTGCGCGAGGGCCTGATCGATATCGAGCGCTCGATCCAGATCGGCATCCGCACCGTCGCGCCGCGCGATGGCGGCATCGACATCCTCGACGCCTACACCGTCCACGAACTCGGTGTGGCGGGAACGCTCGCGCGGATCCGCGAGCGGGTCGGGGAGGGGCCGGCCTATCTCACCTTTGACATCGACGCGCTCGACCCCGCCTTCGCGCCGGCCACGGGCACGCCGGTCTCGGGCGGGCTGTCCGCCGAGCAGGCGCTGCGCCTGGTCTGGGGCCTGCGCGACCTCGACATCCGCGGCATGGACCTCGTCGAGGTCTCGCCGCCTTACGACCATGCGGACATCACCGCGATCGCGGGCTCGACCCTGGTGCAGCACCACATCCAGGCGCTGGCGCTGAAGAAGGCCGGTTGA
- a CDS encoding enoyl-CoA hydratase: MNAHARPEAAPALRREDHDGIAVLTLNRPQSRNPLSEAMLAALAESFTAIAADRSVKAVVLAAEGPVFCAGHDLKEMSAHRADPDRGRAYFTDILGRCSRVMQQITALPQPVIAAVEGTATAAGCQLVASCDLAVAGEAARFCTPGVHIGLFCSTPMVALTRNLSAKHAMEMLLLGEMVPADEAARMGLVNRVVVAGSALAEAQRLAAVIASKSSATIRIGKRAFYEQREMGLAAAYDHASAVMVENMLARDAEEGIGAFVGKRAPVWKG; encoded by the coding sequence ATGAATGCCCATGCCCGCCCCGAGGCGGCGCCCGCGCTGCGGCGCGAGGACCACGACGGTATCGCCGTCCTCACGCTGAACCGGCCGCAATCGCGCAACCCGCTCAGCGAGGCGATGCTGGCCGCGCTGGCAGAAAGCTTCACCGCCATCGCCGCCGACCGGAGCGTCAAAGCGGTCGTGCTGGCAGCCGAAGGCCCGGTTTTCTGCGCCGGTCACGACCTCAAGGAGATGAGCGCGCACCGCGCCGATCCCGATCGCGGGAGGGCCTATTTCACCGACATCCTCGGGCGCTGCTCGCGCGTGATGCAGCAGATCACCGCCCTGCCCCAACCGGTGATCGCGGCCGTCGAGGGCACGGCGACCGCGGCCGGCTGCCAGCTCGTCGCAAGCTGCGATCTCGCAGTGGCGGGCGAAGCCGCCCGCTTCTGCACGCCGGGCGTCCATATCGGCCTATTCTGCTCGACGCCGATGGTGGCGCTGACGCGCAACCTCTCCGCCAAGCACGCGATGGAGATGCTGCTGCTGGGCGAGATGGTGCCCGCCGACGAGGCCGCCCGTATGGGGCTGGTCAACCGCGTGGTGGTGGCCGGCAGCGCGCTGGCGGAGGCGCAGCGGCTGGCGGCCGTGATCGCCTCGAAATCATCGGCGACCATCCGCATCGGCAAGCGCGCCTTCTACGAGCAGCGCGAGATGGGGCTGGCGGCGGCCTATGACCACGCCTCGGCGGTGATGGTCGAGAACATGCTCGCGCGCGACGCCGAGGAAGGAATCGGTGCGTTCGTGGGGAAGCGGGCGCCGGTGTGGAAGGGGTAG
- the rplM gene encoding 50S ribosomal protein L13 — protein sequence MKTISLKPADVEKKWVVIDASGLVVGRLASVVAMRLRGKHKAAYTPHVDCGDNIIVINADKVVLTGRKRDQKVYYHHTGYAGGIKERSAKFILEGRFPERIVEKAVERMLPRGPLFRQILGNLRVYKGAEHPHAAQSPETLDVAALNSKNARV from the coding sequence ATGAAGACCATCTCGCTCAAGCCCGCCGATGTCGAAAAGAAGTGGGTTGTGATCGACGCCTCCGGGCTCGTCGTCGGCCGTCTCGCCTCCGTGGTGGCGATGCGTCTGCGCGGCAAGCACAAGGCGGCGTACACCCCCCATGTCGACTGCGGCGACAACATCATCGTCATCAATGCCGACAAGGTGGTCCTGACCGGCCGCAAGCGCGACCAGAAGGTGTACTACCACCACACCGGCTATGCCGGTGGCATCAAGGAGCGTTCGGCCAAGTTCATCCTCGAGGGGCGCTTCCCTGAGCGCATCGTCGAGAAGGCCGTCGAGCGCATGCTGCCCCGCGGCCCGCTCTTCCGCCAGATCCTCGGCAACCTGCGCGTTTACAAGGGCGCCGAGCACCCCCATGCGGCCCAGTCGCCGGAGACGCTCGACGTCGCCGCGCTCAACAGCAAGAATGCGAGGGTCTGA
- a CDS encoding PaaI family thioesterase, with the protein MTLRDTTPRMNAAQLEAFLDEVFPQLHSGGRTYFVEEVGPMTARMRCDYHEKHLRPGGTISGPTMMALADLALYAAILGQIGPVALAVTTSLSFNFLRKPAPAALIGEARLLKLGKRLAVGEVSLYSQGESEMVAHATGTYSIPADR; encoded by the coding sequence ATGACCCTGCGCGACACCACACCCCGCATGAATGCCGCGCAGCTCGAGGCTTTCCTCGACGAGGTCTTCCCGCAGCTCCATAGCGGCGGGCGGACCTATTTCGTCGAGGAGGTCGGGCCGATGACGGCCCGCATGCGCTGCGACTATCATGAGAAGCATCTGCGGCCGGGCGGCACAATCTCCGGCCCGACCATGATGGCGCTGGCCGATCTCGCGCTCTATGCGGCGATCCTCGGCCAGATCGGCCCGGTCGCGCTCGCCGTGACCACGAGCCTGTCCTTCAACTTCCTGCGCAAGCCGGCGCCCGCAGCACTGATCGGGGAGGCGCGGCTGCTCAAGCTCGGCAAGCGCCTGGCCGTCGGTGAGGTCTCGCTCTACTCGCAGGGCGAGAGCGAGATGGTCGCCCATGCGACGGGGACCTATTCGATCCCCGCCGATCGCTGA